Proteins from a genomic interval of Danio rerio strain Tuebingen ecotype United States chromosome 4, GRCz12tu, whole genome shotgun sequence:
- the zgc:174704 gene encoding uncharacterized protein isoform X2, which translates to MVLKEETQQWNKMEEQHQEITADEKPTLTEKTSSLGRSRKSKTECNFSSKQCSKSFSQKLNLGVHMRVHTREKPYTCEQCGKSFGKKKSFKTHMRIHTGERPYTCQECGKSFCQAGNFAVHKRIHTGERPYTCQQCGKSFTQSGNLKDHIRTHNGGKKFTCTQCGKSFAQKQKHDTHMTIHTGEKPYTCTECGKSFTCKSALNNHMISHTGEKPFACAQCGKSFTTKTSLKNHMDGHSGIIVFICDQCGKSLTRKDYIKQHIKTHSREDRFRCSECGISFKQKINLSAHMKLHNAEQSPQH; encoded by the coding sequence atggtgctgaaagaagagactcaaCAATGGAATAAAATGGAAGAGCAACACCAAGAAATAACagctgatgaaaaacccacactgactgAAAAGACTTCATCACTCGGAAGATCTCGGAAATCCAAAACTGAGTGTAATTTCAGCAGTAAACAGTGTAgtaagagtttcagtcaaaagctTAACCTTggtgttcacatgagagttcacactagggagaaaccttacacttgcgaacagtgtggaaagagttttggtaaaaaaaaaagcttcaaaacccacatgagaattcacactggagagagaccgtacACATGCCaagagtgtggaaaaagcttctgtCAAGCAGGAAACTTTGCAGTGCACAaaagaattcacactggagagaggccctacacatgccaacagtgtggaaagagttttacgcAAAGTGGCAACCTTAAAGACCACATTAGAACTCACAATGGAGGAAAAAAATTTACTTGCAcacagtgtggaaaaagttttGCTCAAAAACAAAAGCATGACACCCACATgacgatccacactggagagaagccttacacatgcacagagtgtggtaaaagtttcacaTGTAAAAGCGCACTCAATAACCACATGATAagtcacaccggagagaagccgtttgcatgtgctcagtgtggaaagagcttcacaaccaaaacTAGCCTCAAGAACCACATGGATGGTCACTCTGGAATCATAGTGTTCatatgtgatcagtgtggaaagagtctcacacgcaAAGACTACATTAAGCAACACATAAAGACTCACTCAAGAGAGGATCgttttagatgcagtgagtgtggaataagctttaaacaaaaaataaacctcagcgctcacatgaagcttcacaatgcaGAGCAGAGTCCTCAACATTGA
- the zgc:174704 gene encoding uncharacterized protein LOC559771 (The RefSeq protein has 11 substitutions compared to this genomic sequence), whose protein sequence is MAFIKEESEDVKIEETFTVKQEDLQEQTDLMVLKEETQQWNKMEEQHQEITADEKPTLTEKTSSLGRSWKSKTECNFSSKQCRKSFSQKPNLGVHMRVHTREKPYTCDQCGKSFGKKKSFKTHMRIHTGERPYTCQECGKSFCQAGNFAVHKRIHTGERPYTCQQCGKSFTQSGNLKDHIRTHNGGKNFTCTQCGKSFAQKQKLDTHMTIHTGEKPYRCTECGKSFTCKSALNNHMISHTGEKPFACVQCGKSFSTKSSLKNHMDGHSGIIVFICDQCGKSLTRKDYIKQHMKTHSREDRFRCSECGISFKQKINLSAHMKLHNAEQSPQH, encoded by the exons atggcgtttattaaagaggagagtgaagatgtgaagattgaagaaacattcacagtcaaacaggaagatctgcaggaacaaacag acctgatggtgctgaaagaagagactcaaCAATGGAATAAAATGGAAGAGCAACACCAAGAAATAACagctgatgaaaaacccacactgactgAAAAGACTTCATCACTCGGAAGATCTCGGAAATCCAAAACTGAGTGTAATTTCAGCAGTAAACAGTGTAgtaagagtttcagtcaaaagctTAACCTTggtgttcacatgagagttcacactagggagaaaccttacacttgcgaacagtgtggaaagagttttggtaaaaaaaaaagcttcaaaacccacatgagaattcacactggagagagaccgtacACATGCCaagagtgtggaaaaagcttctgtCAAGCAGGAAACTTTGCAGTGCACAaaagaattcacactggagagaggccctacacatgccaacagtgtggaaagagttttacgcAAAGTGGCAACCTTAAAGACCACATTAGAACTCACAATGGAGGAAAAAAATTTACTTGCAcacagtgtggaaaaagttttGCTCAAAAACAAAAGCATGACACCCACATgacgatccacactggagagaagccttacacatgcacagagtgtggtaaaagtttcacaTGTAAAAGCGCACTCAATAACCACATGATAagtcacaccggagagaagccgtttgcatgtgctcagtgtggaaagagcttcacaaccaaaacTAGCCTCAAGAACCACATGGATGGTCACTCTGGAATCATAGTGTTCatatgtgatcagtgtggaaagagtctcacacgcaAAGACTACATTAAGCAACACATAAAGACTCACTCAAGAGAGGATCgttttagatgcagtgagtgtggaataagctttaaacaaaaaataaacctcagcgctcacatgaagcttcacaatgcaGAGCAGAGTCCTCAACATTGA
- the zgc:174704 gene encoding uncharacterized protein isoform X1 — MAFIKEESEDVKIEETFTVKQEDLQEQTDLMVLKEETQQWNKMEEQHQEITADEKPTLTEKTSSLGRSRKSKTECNFSSKQCSKSFSQKLNLGVHMRVHTREKPYTCEQCGKSFGKKKSFKTHMRIHTGERPYTCQECGKSFCQAGNFAVHKRIHTGERPYTCQQCGKSFTQSGNLKDHIRTHNGGKKFTCTQCGKSFAQKQKHDTHMTIHTGEKPYTCTECGKSFTCKSALNNHMISHTGEKPFACAQCGKSFTTKTSLKNHMDGHSGIIVFICDQCGKSLTRKDYIKQHIKTHSREDRFRCSECGISFKQKINLSAHMKLHNAEQSPQH, encoded by the exons atggcgtttattaaagaggagagtgaagatgtgaagattgaagaaacattcacagtcaaacaggaagatctgcaggaacaaacag acctgatggtgctgaaagaagagactcaaCAATGGAATAAAATGGAAGAGCAACACCAAGAAATAACagctgatgaaaaacccacactgactgAAAAGACTTCATCACTCGGAAGATCTCGGAAATCCAAAACTGAGTGTAATTTCAGCAGTAAACAGTGTAgtaagagtttcagtcaaaagctTAACCTTggtgttcacatgagagttcacactagggagaaaccttacacttgcgaacagtgtggaaagagttttggtaaaaaaaaaagcttcaaaacccacatgagaattcacactggagagagaccgtacACATGCCaagagtgtggaaaaagcttctgtCAAGCAGGAAACTTTGCAGTGCACAaaagaattcacactggagagaggccctacacatgccaacagtgtggaaagagttttacgcAAAGTGGCAACCTTAAAGACCACATTAGAACTCACAATGGAGGAAAAAAATTTACTTGCAcacagtgtggaaaaagttttGCTCAAAAACAAAAGCATGACACCCACATgacgatccacactggagagaagccttacacatgcacagagtgtggtaaaagtttcacaTGTAAAAGCGCACTCAATAACCACATGATAagtcacaccggagagaagccgtttgcatgtgctcagtgtggaaagagcttcacaaccaaaacTAGCCTCAAGAACCACATGGATGGTCACTCTGGAATCATAGTGTTCatatgtgatcagtgtggaaagagtctcacacgcaAAGACTACATTAAGCAACACATAAAGACTCACTCAAGAGAGGATCgttttagatgcagtgagtgtggaataagctttaaacaaaaaataaacctcagcgctcacatgaagcttcacaatgcaGAGCAGAGTCCTCAACATTGA